One window of Fusobacterium polymorphum genomic DNA carries:
- a CDS encoding type II toxin-antitoxin system Phd/YefM family antitoxin: protein MLAINYTTLRTNLKSYFDKAVDNDEDIIITRKNERNVVLLSLDKYNEFLKAMRNLEYMTKIREGIAELEAGKGEIHDLIEVDDE from the coding sequence ATGTTAGCAATTAATTATACAACTTTGAGAACCAATTTAAAAAGCTATTTTGATAAAGCAGTAGACAATGATGAAGATATTATTATAACAAGAAAAAATGAAAGAAATGTTGTTCTATTAAGTCTTGATAAATACAATGAGTTTTTAAAAGCTATGAGAAATCTTGAATATATGACAAAAATAAGAGAAGGGATAGCTGAATTAGAGGCAGGAAAAGGAGAAATTCATGATTTAATAGAGGTTGATGATGAATAA
- a CDS encoding GNAT family N-acetyltransferase — protein sequence MSKFKIRNMREDDIEIIYQNLHLDFVNKYFKNKKQQQKIHKNHNEWYKTHISSFDYSIYVFEDDKNNFVAMTSYEILINTAKVNIYLNKDYRNKKYSQDILSESINKFLSDNKNIKYLQAYILEENIASKKLFENLGFLYDNKKEIYNDGLEYLVYRK from the coding sequence TTGTCCAAGTTCAAAATAAGAAATATGAGGGAAGATGATATTGAGATTATTTACCAAAATTTACACTTAGATTTTGTAAATAAATATTTCAAAAATAAAAAACAACAACAAAAAATACATAAAAATCATAATGAATGGTATAAAACTCATATATCTTCTTTTGATTACTCAATTTATGTATTTGAGGATGACAAAAATAACTTTGTGGCAATGACAAGTTATGAAATTTTAATTAATACTGCAAAAGTAAATATCTATTTGAATAAAGATTATAGGAATAAAAAATATTCACAAGATATTTTATCTGAAAGCATAAATAAATTTTTAAGTGATAATAAAAACATAAAATATCTTCAAGCGTATATTTTAGAAGAAAATATTGCTTCAAAAAAACTTTTTGAAAATTTAGGATTTTTATATGATAATAAAAAAGAAATTTATAATGATGGACTAGAATACTTGGTATATAGAAAATAG
- a CDS encoding Txe/YoeB family addiction module toxin produces MNNLVWTHKAWQDYLYWQTQDKKTLKKINELVKDIGRNGALNGIGKPEVLKNENAYSRRIDEKNRLVYRIVDGFIWIIACKGHYEE; encoded by the coding sequence ATGAATAATTTGGTATGGACACATAAAGCTTGGCAAGATTACCTATATTGGCAAACTCAGGATAAAAAAACTTTAAAAAAGATAAATGAATTAGTCAAAGATATTGGAAGAAATGGAGCTTTAAATGGGATAGGCAAGCCAGAAGTATTAAAAAATGAAAATGCATATAGTAGAAGAATTGATGAAAAAAATAGACTGGTTTATAGAATTGTAGATGGTTTTATTTGGATAATTGCTTGTAAAGGGCATTATGAGGAATAG
- the nth gene encoding endonuclease III yields the protein MTKKEKVKKILVELEKKFGEPKCALDFKTPFELLVAVILSAQCTDKRVNIVTEEMFKHVNTPEQFANMKLEEIENYIKSTGFFRNKAKNIKKCSEQLLEKYNGEVPQDMDKLTELAGVGRKTANVVRGDIWGLADGITVDTHVKRLSNLIGLVDSEDPIKIELELMKIVPKKSWINFSHYLILHGRATCIARRPRCSECEISKYCNYGIKKLSNDN from the coding sequence ATGACAAAAAAGGAAAAAGTAAAAAAAATATTAGTAGAATTGGAAAAGAAATTTGGAGAACCTAAATGTGCTTTAGATTTCAAAACTCCTTTTGAGCTTCTAGTGGCGGTTATACTCTCTGCACAATGTACAGATAAAAGGGTTAATATAGTTACAGAAGAAATGTTTAAGCATGTAAACACACCAGAACAATTTGCTAATATGAAATTAGAAGAAATTGAAAATTATATAAAAAGTACAGGCTTTTTTAGAAATAAAGCTAAGAATATAAAAAAGTGTAGTGAGCAGTTATTAGAGAAATATAATGGAGAAGTTCCACAGGATATGGATAAACTTACAGAGTTAGCAGGAGTTGGAAGAAAAACTGCCAATGTTGTAAGAGGAGACATTTGGGGACTTGCAGATGGCATAACTGTTGATACTCATGTTAAAAGACTTTCAAACTTAATAGGACTTGTAGATAGTGAAGATCCAATAAAAATTGAATTGGAGCTTATGAAAATTGTTCCTAAAAAATCTTGGATAAATTTTTCTCACTATCTTATTTTACATGGAAGAGCAACTTGTATTGCAAGAAGACCAAGATGTTCAGAGTGCGAAATTTCTAAGTATTGCAACTATGGGATAAAAAAATTATCTAATGATAACTAA
- a CDS encoding GNAT family N-acetyltransferase — MEIKIREIEVEDYKELLDFMKKVKGETNFLLGYPDEMKLSYEDEKEHIKKVKSSETSNHFVAIKGDKIIGCTSFNGNIARKMKHYGTIGISVLKEYWGRGIATALLEKLISWSKEKGIKKINLDVFENNERAIKLYEKFGFKLEGCIEDGIFDGEKYINLLVYGLKI, encoded by the coding sequence ATGGAAATAAAAATAAGAGAAATAGAAGTAGAAGACTATAAAGAACTTTTAGATTTTATGAAAAAAGTGAAGGGGGAAACTAATTTTTTACTTGGTTATCCTGATGAAATGAAATTGAGTTATGAAGATGAAAAAGAGCACATAAAAAAAGTAAAATCTTCTGAAACAAGCAATCATTTTGTAGCAATAAAAGGTGATAAAATAATAGGTTGTACTAGTTTTAATGGAAATATAGCAAGAAAAATGAAGCACTATGGAACTATTGGAATTTCTGTTTTAAAAGAATATTGGGGTAGAGGAATAGCGACAGCATTATTAGAAAAATTAATAAGTTGGTCTAAGGAAAAAGGGATAAAAAAGATTAATTTAGATGTTTTTGAAAATAATGAAAGAGCAATAAAATTATATGAAAAATTTGGTTTTAAATTAGAAGGTTGCATAGAAGATGGAATTTTTGATGGGGAAAAATATATAAATTTATTGGTATATGGATTAAAAATTTGA
- the nifS gene encoding cysteine desulfurase NifS — protein MKVYLDNNATTKVDEEVVKAMIPYFSEYYGNPFSLHLFGNETGLAVTQARQTIADILKAKPNEIIFTASGSEADNLAIRGIAKAYKHRGKHIITSTIEHPAVKNTFMDLMEDGFEITMVPVDENGVMIMDEFKKALREDTILVSVMHANNEVGSFQPIEEIAKITKERKIIFHVDAVQTMGKVEIYPEKMGIDLLSFSGHKFHAPKGIGVLYKRDGVRLARIITGGNQEGKRRPGTSNVPYIVGLAKALQMAVANMKEEWNREETLRDYFEDEVSKRIPEIKINGKGARRLPGTSSITFKYLEGESMLLNLSLKGIAVSSGSACSSDSLQPSHVLLAMGVPAEFAHGTLRFSLSKYTTKEEIDYTIESLVEIIGKLRELSPLWKTFKDNKLTNVASFD, from the coding sequence ATGAAAGTTTATTTAGATAATAATGCAACAACAAAGGTTGATGAAGAAGTTGTAAAAGCAATGATACCATATTTTTCAGAATATTATGGTAACCCATTTAGTTTACACTTATTTGGTAATGAAACAGGTTTAGCAGTTACACAAGCAAGACAAACTATTGCTGATATTTTAAAAGCTAAACCAAATGAAATAATCTTTACTGCCTCAGGAAGTGAAGCAGATAATTTAGCAATAAGAGGAATAGCTAAGGCATATAAACATAGAGGAAAACATATTATAACATCTACAATAGAACATCCAGCAGTAAAAAATACTTTTATGGATTTAATGGAAGATGGTTTTGAAATTACAATGGTACCAGTTGATGAAAATGGTGTTATGATAATGGATGAATTTAAAAAAGCATTGAGAGAAGATACAATACTTGTAAGTGTTATGCATGCTAATAATGAAGTTGGTTCATTTCAACCAATAGAAGAAATTGCTAAAATAACAAAAGAAAGAAAGATAATATTTCATGTTGATGCAGTTCAAACTATGGGAAAAGTTGAAATATATCCAGAAAAAATGGGAATAGATTTATTATCATTCTCAGGACATAAATTCCATGCTCCAAAAGGAATAGGAGTTCTATATAAAAGAGATGGAGTTCGTTTGGCAAGAATAATAACTGGTGGTAACCAAGAAGGGAAAAGAAGACCAGGGACTTCAAATGTACCATATATAGTTGGTTTAGCTAAGGCTTTACAAATGGCAGTAGCAAATATGAAAGAAGAATGGAACAGAGAAGAAACATTAAGAGACTATTTTGAAGATGAAGTATCAAAAAGAATACCAGAAATAAAAATAAATGGAAAAGGTGCAAGAAGATTACCAGGAACTTCAAGTATTACTTTTAAATACTTAGAAGGGGAATCTATGCTTTTAAATCTAAGTTTAAAAGGAATTGCAGTAAGTTCAGGTTCAGCTTGTTCATCTGATAGTTTACAACCATCACATGTCTTATTAGCTATGGGAGTACCTGCTGAGTTTGCTCATGGAACATTAAGATTTTCTTTAAGTAAATATACTACAAAAGAAGAAATTGATTACACTATTGAATCTTTAGTTGAAATAATAGGAAAATTAAGAGAGTTATCACCATTATGGAAAACTTTTAAAGATAATAAGTTAACTAATGTAGCAAGTTTTGATTAA